CAGCTGTACTAACCAACCATAAGGGGTGAGacggagagaattttttttaaatgaaagctgatatCCTGGTGCATTCTCAGAACTCCAacatctggtctacactacagacctatattggtataaaaaTCCAACCCCCTGAGCAAagtagttatatcaacctaaccctCCTGAGTAGACCGCACTATGTCACAGGACAgattctcctgccaacatagctactgcctctcagggaagtggattaactatgctgatgggagacctCTCTTGCATAAGCGTAGAGTACTTCTCCCATGAAAGTTCTACAGCAGCGCAGGTGCACTGATGCagagttttaggtgtagacatgAACCAGGAGCTGGTGGGTTGCATGGGTTGAAAGAGGGCAGGGGACTTGTATGGCTCGGGGAGGGCAGGTTTTTCTTTGAGGTGGGAGAGGgcaagggcagttgtgaagggtGGAAACGGGCAGAGGGTAAAAGAATCCATATGAGTAGGGAAGATGCTACAGAACCCAAAAGAGGCACAGATGGTTCCATGCCCAACTACTGAaccagcctgggccccctgggTAGTCGGGCTCCATCCCAGCACTTTCTGCAGAGCCCTGtgcacctccttgttcctcagcgTGTTGATCAGGGGGTTGAGTATGGGGTAACCAGCGTGTAGAAGAGAGAGACCATTTTGCCCTAATCCTGGGATGAGGGCTGCAGGTACACATAGATGGAAAAGAATAGATATatgttatcaccatatgatgaggtTATAGCACctgttttttcccaaatacagagcaGATACATTTATTAAACAActctgtcttttctgcattattatcgataataataatgataataataataataataataacaataatccattgtcaggattcttcctgccccccaacatgttttaaataactttttcttattgtctttaaatctgcttgtgtccctttgctttcctcatcaattttctacaattcccaACTTCAGATTTATATTTAGCTCCCCCTGTCTTTTATTtgttatgaaaaataaaaaagtcccATATTCCAttcccacacacagccctctgcatGCCCACCTGATTGGATCCGGCACTACCAGTGAGGCCAGGTCTCATAACACATTCCCAGTCCATCTGTGCTGGAGCTGGATTAGAGTCAGCACCCCCAGAGAAGGGAAAGAATTTATATTCCATTCCCAACACTCCGTCCTAGGCCAGccaatctcccccaccccccttaaaAATTGTAGTAATAGATCCATAGCCTTTATGGACAGAAAAGACTACAAGGTCCAtccagcctgacctcctgcatccaGCCTGATACCTTGTGATTGtcattttgttcagtgtttgtacagtgcctagcacaagggggtccAATATCCTAAGTATTTCCACAATGCAGAGAACCAGCTGCTGGTGTGTCGAGACCACTGCTCACCTTGCTGACCAATACTGTGTCATTGTAACTTTGTGCTCCTACTTCTGTCTGTatctatctgttgtctcttgtcttatacttagatcgtcagctccttggggcagtgactgtctctttgttctgtgtttgttcagcacctgGCATAGTGGGGACCTGGTCTATGACTGGGCACCTCAGCGCTGTCAgcttaacacaaataataaatactaatactGTGTGTGGAGATAAGTGATTACACTCGCAGAGCTCTGGCCCTCTAGTTACCAAGTTGGCCGGTAGGTGATGTATCAAGAGTTTACTAAAGTGAGGGCTATTTGGGCAGGAATTCATTGTCTGCTCTGCTCACATAACTCACAGATCAATGCCATCTTGAGAGGGGCACTTGAATGATGGAAAACAGAGATGGGTAGGAAAAGCTGTTCACATCTTGTGAAATTGTTTTAAGATTTTAAACCATTTCCCATCTGGAATCAGCATGAAgggttgaaatcttgaaaatttgcatgaaccaaaaattaaaaaaaaaaaaattgggtaagttgaaatgtttttttttgttttaaaaatctctaGTTAGCTTTAATTTGTGTCGAACCATAAAGATGGAACTTTCCATTTAGTAAATGTCCAAATAGGAGATTTCCACAATTTTGAAGCTTTTTTACTTTTCTCAAAAAATGTTGTCACCCACCGACACCCCAaaccaaaatattcaggttgGATGAATCAGTATATTCTGACAAGAGACTTATGAGTTAAAAGATTCCCAACCAGCTGTAATGGAGGGTCCACATGAATGAAGATCAAAGACACTTACCAACCGACTGGTAGAGAAAGACTCACTCCATAGACTCTATTTCTGTTTCAAGGCATCCCACCTCTGGGGTTGCCATTTCCTCAGCTGCTGTTACATGTACAAACTGTGTATTTGGTGTATGATTGGATCCTTatctttcaaatatttttgaaaatgcaaCTCACTAATAGTGGTGATTTCTGAGCCAGTATCAAACAAACAACTTATCTTCACCTCGGCTATAAGTACTTCGGCAGTTAGTCTCCAAATGCTCGCTCACACAAGTCAATAGGTATGCTGGCACTGTCCGAGCGCCTCTCAGCGCTGTATGCAGACTGATTTTCCACCAAGGACAGGCCTAGGAATCCTTCTGCCACTGCTTGGCCTTCTACTGTAGATGGGCCTGATGCCCCTTTGGTTTTGAGTACCTGGGGCTCTGGACTCATTCGCAGTGGACATTCTCAGCTAGTATGTCCTGGCGCTTCACAAGTGTAGCAAATGTACCTGCCCAGGATATCCTTCAGTGGAAATCTTTGGGATCCTTTGGCACACTAAGGGAGATTTTACCTTTCATTCCCTCAGTCATTGTTTTCACCATCACCTCCTGTTTGCTGGCCCGTTTCATTTAAACTTTCCAGTGTTAACTGTGTTTGGGTAAAAGCCTTTCCCCTGTTAGATGCATTACCTAGGCCTCCACTTTGTGTAGGCGGGGGGTTGGGCTTGGCCATCTCTTCCACAGGAACTTGCTCTAATTCAGACCATGTAATGGCAGCTTGCACGAGTTCATGGAAATTCTTACTGGACTCTTCTTTAGACCTCTTCATCAATTCACAATGGAGGGAGTAGCCCCAGCGCTAACTACGCTTTCAGGACCATATTCATGTCCCAAACTTGTTGTGGGTCCCAGCATTTCACCTGGCTCATTCTCTCCTGGAGCTCATACGAGTAGACCCGAATGGTCCCACCTGGATTCTGTGTCAGCTCACAGAATTCTCTGAGTCTGGTTCCGCTTTCTTTGCATACAACTGAAATGTCTTCTCTGTGTCTGGCTTGTTAGCTGTTACCATGAACTTCACTGTGGATTTGGCCTAGAATTTGAGATGCTCTTCTACAAAATCCACATGGTCTTCTTCAGGTACTCTCAAAACCTATAGAACTACCTTCACTGACTTAATCCATTCTTCTATCCAGATGTGCGCTAGTTTCATTGAGAAGCCACTGAACTCAGATACCTTCTGGTCCCATAGAAGTTGGCTCTGACctcagctggagcaggggctgtcccttgatttgtgtctgtgcagtgcgcagcacaatggggccctgatctcagttggagaAGAGACTGCCTACCGCTGTGTGTCAGTGCAGTGCCGGAAACAATGGGGCCTGATATCAGCTGGGGAAGGAACTGTAACTTGTTCAGCTTGGcacagccctgatctcagttgcagcCTCTTTGCTACCACAACAGAAAGGAATAAGAATAATCTCTTTGGGCAGGAGAACAGGGATTGTTCCTGGAGGTCCACCAAAGATAGTCCTTTGGTTGAATTGCAaagcagagggcaggggtgttGTGTGGGTGAGAGATGGTTTGTGTGGAGTGGGAAAGGGAAGGCAGGTTGTGGGACAGATTAGGTCAGACTTGTTCTGCAGAGTGGGAGAGGCCAGAGGTTTTGTGTGGGTGGAGATTGCCGGGGCTGTGGAGAGAGCAGAAGGCTCCACATGGGCACAGAAGAGGTTACGGTAGCCATGAGAGGTAAAGATGGTTTTTGTGCCAATTGCTCTCCCAGCTCAGACCCCCTGGGTGGTCATGTTTCTCCTCAGTGCCCTCTGTAGCGCCCTGtgcacctccttgttcctcagcgtgtagatgagggggttgagCATGGGGGCCACCATGGTGTAGAAGAGGGCGACTATCTTGCCCTGGTGCTGGGAGTAGCTGGATGGAGGCTGTAGATACGTGGAAATGCCCGTGCCATAAAAGATCGACACCACGGCCAGGTGGGAGGCACAGGTGTTGAAGGCCTTGAGCCTGCCTTTCGCAGAGTGAATCTTCAGCACGGCGGCACCTATGTAGCCGTAGGACATCAGGATGAAGCCCAGTGGGACCAGCAGGAAAATCACTGAGCTGGCGAGGACCTCGGCCTCATTGGCAGAGGTGTCGACACATGCCAGTTTGAGGAGTGCCGGCACCTCGCAGAAGAGGTGCTCAATTTCGTTCCGCCCACACCGGGGCAGCCTCATGGTGCGAATGGTATGCAGCATGGAGTTGCCGAAGCTGCAGAACCAGGCGGTGGCCGCCAGCTGCAGGCAGAAGCGGTGGCTCATGATGGCGGTATAGCGCAGCGGATGGCAAATGGCGGCATAGCGGTCATAGGCCATgatagccagcaggaggcactcggTTAAACCCAGAGAAAGGGAGACGTAGAGCTGGGCCACGCAGCCAGCCCAAGAGATGGATTTGTGGGTGCTTCGGAAATTTACCAGCATCTGCGGGCCAATGCTGGTGGTGTAGCAGAGGTCCAGGAAAGAGAGGTtgctgaggaagaaatacatgggcgTGCGGAGATGGGGGTCTAGCCATGAGAGCAAGATGATGGTGGTGTTTCCAAGCAAGGTCATGGTATAGGAGATTAAAATGAGCACAAAGAGCAGCAGCTCTAACTGTGGCTGGTCAGACACCCCTAGCAGGATGAATTCCCCCAAGGAGCTTTGGTTTCCATCTTCCCCTGCCCCTTTGCCATACATCACCTGTAGGGGCCAGAAAGAATAAGAGTGAAAAATATACCGCAGCAAGGAGATTTGTGATCACAGGTGCTAGTGCTGGGACTGACAGTGGGTATTTTCGGAGTGGTAGCCTTGAGTCCTAGGAGACAGGTAAGTGTTAAGTGAATGGATTAGGGAAAGGCTGGAATCTCTTATAACCTGGGAATGACCCACCTGTAGCACTGCATACATTTATGCAAAGGTCAGGGAAATCTCTCATCTGTCTGtctgcaatgttgttgtagtcgggtcagtcccaggatattggagagatgAAGCGGaggagataatatcttttattggatctgTTACCAAGGGTTTTCAGAAACCACAGCAGTGGCAACTAAACTGTTTCACTCCAGGTGGTGTCAGGGAACACAGCAATTCTGCCTGATGAAATATTAATGCAAGTAAGAGGACACTatctaaacctgcagtttattagtgctaagcacacacagacataagcaataGATTTTTAGCATCCCAGATATTTACCTAAAAACTGGATCAATATTGAGTAATTAGCAGCAGGTTGTGAGTGGACAGTTGCTCACCGACCGGGGAGAAAAGATGTCAAGAAAAACATCTCTCTAAATGGCTTCAGAGGACTGCTCCAGAATCCACTGTATTCACTGAtcttttataactaacttctacaaaacacataGGTCACAATAACCTTTACAAAATCATCACATTCCCTAACTTTCCATAAACTTCTATCAGAGGTGCCCAGACTCCAGGTCTTCCATCCACCAAGGTTTTCAATCTCCCTTGTTGacctttctttcccctcctcccattctgattagcagaaactccCAGCTAGTTTTCACTTTGCCTCTTAAAGCTGTTTTCCAATTAACTCTTAACTATCTTGTGTTCCATTCTGTTAATTCACGATGCCTCAATGCACAGAATATGGTTGTAATTACCTTGATTGCATTCTGGGGTATACACATCCATCAAATCTAGGGTAACAGAGAAgcttccattggtgagagagagaagcttttgagctcacacacagcatttctgcaggtctgggaaatgtactcagagtgtcacagctaaatgcaaagtGAAGCCGATTTTTAAATACAAGTACTTAAAACATATTTCAATGGACCATTCATAATGAAATGGTCTGTAACATGCTTCCAGTcatagaggggaaaggagggggaaaaataagCAGATGTGGGTGGGTTTAGTGGGATATAGATTTTGTCTCTGTGtccagcaaagttatgaatttaagcttccaggcaTGTCTTTTGAAGGTtttgtgcaggttttctttgaggatgacGATTGATAGGTCATAAATACAGCGATCAGTTTGTGTCAAGTTTTCACCCACCAGTGATAGGGTATTTTTGTCatctatcattttcctgtgtgacttCATTCAAGagtatagtgattgtctggtttcacccaaaTATTTGTTGTTGGGGCACTTGGagatacaccacatgttgtgattggTGTGTTTTAAAGTAATGGATCTTGAAAACTGTGTTGTGGATGGTGTTGGTCATCATAGAAATATGGCTGGGAATTTTGTGTCTTTTGTTCTGGCAGTGTCTGgtaccactttgagttggtgtgtcttgctctgtggggagcttgcttacGATGCTGAGCATGGTGAgcttggggggttgtttgaatgccagaagAAGGGGCTCAGGATGAGGACCCCATGAAGTCTGTGTTGTAAATCCATAAtgttgctagacactaaaatcaCGAATTGAACAGAGAGGCTGGATATACGGCTTATTATAACAATCTGTGACCCACTGAACCTCCTCCTCCAGGTTCTCCACCCGATTCCCCTCTATGACAGGAGACAAGTACACTGGCAACTTTACCTTGAAcgatcccttgaaatatgtgttaactatttagGTTTCTGTTCCTCTTTgtacttagctgtgacactcGTAGTACCTTTCCCTgatctgtgtaagctcaaaaccttgtctctctcaccaacagaagttgctccaataaaagatatcagctcacccaccttgtctctctgcatTTCTAAGACAGTGGTCAATATGATACCAAACACTGTACGTAACTAGCATTCATCACATCCTCATTCAATCTCTTCTCCCCCCAGGTTGTACATTTTCAACTTTCTCCCCATCCTCACTTTCATCTTCATTCCTGTTCTTccacctctctccttccctcatcTAACTCTATCAGTGTCACCCAAAAGGGCTAAGAATGTTACAAATACTTTGGACTCACTGAGGAACATGGGTACCAACTGAAGCTTTTATACCTCTGAATAAGTACATCCATGCATGTGAGACTTGgaaggaagaagcaggggagagaAATCTAAGTGAGAAAGAAGACAAGGAGGAAGATACAGTTGGTGATGGTTGTCAGAGAGTAATGCTGTTTGTCCATTCATTCAAAAATGGCTTGTGGCCAGAAAGATGAAGACAAGGAGTGGAGATAAGTTGAAAGGAAACAGACTCCTCAGCAGCACTGTTGAGAGGCGTTAGTTAAACTCAGTGGGTCGCTggctattgtttaaaaaaaaagctgggatgagctggggaggggctgtgggattGATGGAAAAACAGGATAAAAAAGTGACTCTGGCAATTGTATTCTGCCCAATCTACTTGCAGTACCAGACAATGTAGTGATGGCCATGGGGTGACGGGAGGACAAATGGAATGATGACATGGGAAGTGTCTAGAAGATATTAAGGTGAGTGAGTGAGAAGGGAGGTTAGGATCTTATCCCCAAGAATGGTCCAAAGAATAAGTCCTGGCTGTGGACTCTGGAAATCTGGCTTCAGTACCCAGCACTGACACAGAGTCACTGGGTGATTTTGGGATAGTGACTTTGACTCTCTCAATCTGGGGTCCCATCTTTAAAGTGAGAACAATAATCTTCCTTTTCCCCCTCCATTTATCTGTCTTGCCTACTTATATTGGGGCATGGATTGTGTGTCCCTTATTTACtgagtctgtgcagcacccaaaaGTACAAGGCCCTgatctctagggtgaccagacagcacgtgtgaaaaatcaggacacggggtggggagtaatagaagcctatataaaaaaagacccaaaaattgggacggTTCCTagaaaatcgggacatctggtcaccctgagaTCCACCACTGGAGATCCATGCACCTGCTGGACTCTCACCAAGACTTTGTCCAGCCAATTCAGATTAGGGCTACAGCATCTGTGCTATTGATAAACCTATGCTGGTAACAACCCTGATTTTGGAGATGCGGCAGGAAACATCCATCCATCCTAATCATCATAATCCCCTGGTCAGTCTGTCTGCCTGTCTCCATTCATTGTGCTATTCCCTTCCCGACTCCCTCGCTCTGCCTATTtcaacccccctcctcccctgactcACCTCCATTCACCTCCGGATCTGCTTTCCCCAGACCTCTCCTGCCGGAACAGCTCCGGGCTGTTCAGATGCTCCGATACCAGGGCAGAGTCTTAGCTGCAATCCCTGCTCTCTTTCACTGAAATCTACTCAGTGCTTGCAGAGCCCGGAGATGAGACACCCCAGGCCGAGAGGCTGAATGTCTACGGGTTTTGAGAGGAGGGGGGTAAGGAAACCAGGTAACTCTGTCCACCTGCTTTGTGGGCAGCACACCGACCTCTGGCTCTGGAAACCCGAGTCGGGTGGGGATGCCCAAAGCCTGTCTCAGTGGGAAGGGGCTCCTGAGAACCCAGCGACTGCAGTGCTGGGAACATTAGAAAAGccagagatgagagagagagagttactgAGTGTGTGTGGGCTGACAGAGGCTTGGAATGGGTGGAGGGAAATAGAGAGGGGGAGTCAGATGGAGAGAAGGATGGATGTGGAGAAAGAGAGGAAGTCAGAGGTGAATTGGTAGAAGGACAGAGAAAGGCAAAGGACAATAAAGAAAGAGATAGATGGACAGAAGAGGAGAGAGCTGGATAGATGCAGAAATGTATGGTGGATGGCTAGAAGGATGGCTGGCAAGCCAGACCGCTCTACAGCCGTCCTTGTGTCTCCAAGCTTACGGGGATGGTATCTCTATGTGTCTGGGTGGGCTGACGTCCAAAGCATGGCCAGGAAGGGCCCCGTGTCTCTGAGACTGCAGGTGTCTCCTCCCAAACAGCCCAGGATCTCCGTCCCAGACTTCTAAGGGCCGTGTGCGGGGAAGGAGACAAACCTTTATGGTTGCCAGAGCTGGAGAGTATGGGGGGAGTTTCCTCCCTGCATCGTCCCCAAAGGGCTGGCACTCAGCTGGTGATGTTTGTGGAGCCCCAGGGACCAGGGTTGACAGTTTTGTGGGAAAAGTTAGGTCAGGCCAAGGGGCTGGTAAATAACAGCTGAACCCTGGTTTATACCCAGAACCTGGAAAAAAGAATTGCATCAGTGTCCAATAGCATAGAACAAATCTTTTCAGCCTTCAGATACCTGCATTTACACCTGATGAATAGGCTTGTTCTACACACTACAGAAACTTGACAATGAACTTTTGCAGAATAGCATGGGATACTGGAATAACTGGACAGTTACCTGGTACAGAAGGGTATGTGGCACTGAAGTAACTGGACAATGACCTGATGCAGAAGGATATGTAGTATCAGTGTGGCTGGCCAAGGATCTGGTGCCAAGATATTCAGCCCCTGTCTGTGACAGAGGAAAGTCGGATTGGTGCCAACTGTCACTGTCAAAGTGCCCTCATTAGGCTTCAGAATGCGACGTGCTGGGCATCGTTAGAGTCTTGGCTCCTGGATCCAGCTGCGGGATCCAGCAATTGGGACTTATTAAAAACATGCTATTTGTGACATGGCCTATGAGGAGTCCCCTTGTGGGGCCATTAAAAAGTTTTCTGCTTCAGATTAAGAAGGGAATCGAAGTGAATCCAAAGGGAGTCAAACTCGAGCGAGCCCCATGAGCAGCGGGAGAGCTTTTGTGTTAATTTCCAGTGGAATAAGGGGTCCCAGAGATCACAGGTGTTAGCATTATCCTGTCACTTTTACAACACTAAGCAGTCAAACCTGGTTCAGGATTTTGAGGACAGAGACCTCAGCCGGCTCAATCCCATGGGCGAAACACTAGAAAATTCATGCCAGAGTCTGGAAATGTATTGAATCAGATGTACCAGAGGAAAAAGAATTTCAACACAAGACATACATCACTTTGAATCTGCCTTTGGCTTGTTTTGAGAACCGAACGTTACCCAAACTTTTCAAAAGCCCCTTTCAGAGAGGATAGCAATTCACAggattatagaatatcagggatggaaggaaccttaggtggtcatctagtcaaaccccctgctcaaagcaggaccaatccccgaacagatttttttcccgagatccctaaatgggcccctcaaggactgaactcacaaccctaagtTTAGCAGGCCATTAGACTCTCTTCTTTTGTCAGACAGTAGCTCATAGTAGgaaagaaagtttttttttagtTGATGGCTGTGACTGGTGCTTTCTTGTCTTTAACAAAAGACTGACACAGGAGATAGGATGGCAGTACACCTTTTCTAGATCTCTGGATAAGAGGTGGAAGGTCAGTCTTAGCATCCAGGACAAGTATGCTGCTCTAACTCATTAGACCGCACTCCCATCCCACAGATGGGAGAGAAGCcaagaatcctgactcccaggcctggtctacactaggcgtttaaaccggtccTGTCTACTAGCTGTCTCTGCAGGGCGGATAAAGGATCTAGCAACAGGACAGATTGCTTCTAGGTAAACTGGTCTTGTGTATTTAGTGCTGTAGGAAAGGGGTTCTATCTCTCGCTCCACACAAGTGCATGTAGCTGGGTCTGCATTTCCTGATTGATCCACACAGCATCCACTGACAGCATCTGCCCCCTGGTTTGTGGGAAAATCACTGGACAAGTGTGTGACTTATTCCCTGGTGGGCTCTCTGTTGGGGAGGCAGCTCCTCCTTATCTAACCATCCAACATTGCTCTGAATCCTCAGGGGAGATTGGAGAAAAGACCCCACCCCTTTGTCTAGTCCTTGATCTCTTTTCTAGGAAGTGCTAGGTCCCTCCACCCCTCTTCTGAGATGACTGGCCTGTACACAAAGACCTCCATGGCCAGCTTACAGATCTCGTGCACCTGGTGGAAGATGAGCTGGTGCCTCCAGGGCCAGGAGACCTTGCTGGAATCCCTTCACACCAGGAGTGCCACAAGGTCCAGAGCCCTGGATCAGTGGAGGATGTTGGGCACCCAGGGCTTGAGCTGGGGGAGGAAGCCAGGCCAGTGTAGTGGTACCACTTGGCCACCTGGCACAGTGGATCCCTGACCAAGTCATTATAGCAGGTCAGGAGGTAGTGTCacacagggcaggaggtgggcaGCGCACTGCGGCCACATACATGCTGTCCTGGCTGTGGCAGTCTTTAAACACGACCAGATAGGTGTTGGGTGAGAGGTGGGAGGCGAGAGGCGTAGATGGCTTGGGGGTCATGGACCAGGTGGATGATGTGGACGCAAAGAGCGGGTAGAG
The sequence above is a segment of the Mauremys mutica isolate MM-2020 ecotype Southern chromosome 12, ASM2049712v1, whole genome shotgun sequence genome. Coding sequences within it:
- the LOC123346971 gene encoding olfactory receptor 2B2-like, translated to MTLLGNTTIILLSWLDPHLRTPMYFFLSNLSFLDLCYTTSIGPQMLVNFRSTHKSISWAGCVAQLYVSLSLGLTECLLLAIMAYDRYAAICHPLRYTAIMSHRFCLQLAATAWFCSFGNSMLHTIRTMRLPRCGRNEIEHLFCEVPALLKLACVDTSANEAEVLASSVIFLLVPLGFILMSYGYIGAAVLKIHSAKGRLKAFNTCASHLAVVSIFYGTGISTYLQPPSSYSQHQGKIVALFYTMVAPMLNPLIYTLRNKEVHRALQRALRRNMTTQGV